Part of the Luteitalea sp. genome is shown below.
GGGCCGCGGCCGGCGGCGATCCTCGCGCTGTTCATCCCGACACGGCCGCCGCCGAATCTCAGGCAGGCTGAAACTAAAGGAGAGCTCAATTGGGGGCAGAGGCATTATGCGTTCGCGTCGCATCGCGAAACATCGCGCTTCGTCTTTCCCCAAGTTGTTTGCGACAGCCGCTTTGCGTCGGCCACCGGCTTTCGCGTTGCCGCGCGCTGCAACGACACCAACCTGGAAGCGCGGGCATATTCCTGGCAGACTTCAGGTCGGTGGCAAGCTGCTGAACCGTCTGAACCCGGCCACGGCGTGTCACTGCAGTGGAACTTCCTTCGAGCTACAGCAATTCGATTGGACCACTTCGGCTGTCAGCGTTGTATCTCTGCGGCAGGTGGGAGGAACATCCATGTCGGAAAAGTTCGACGCCATCATCATCGGAACAGGCCAATCCGGACCGTCGCTCGCGGCACGCATGACCCGGGAGGGGATGAAGACGGCGATCATTGAACGAAAGCTCTTCGGCGGCACCTGCGTGAACGTCGGCTGCATCCCGACCAAGACGCTGGTGGCAAGCGCGCGCGCCGCCTACATGGCACGGCGTGGTGCCGATTTCGGCGTGGCGATAGACGGCTCGGTCACCATCGACATGAAGAAGGTCAAGGCCCGCAAAGACGCCGTCGTCCGGCAGTCGAACCAGGGCGTGACGAACTGGCTGAAGACCATGGAGAATCTGTCCGTGTACGAAGGCCACGGTCGGCTAGAGGGCGCTTCCTTGGTGCGCGTAAATGGCGAATTGCTGGAGGCCGGCAAGATCGTCCTGAACGTGGGCGCACGGGCTCGCATTCCGGATATCCCCGGCCTGGATGACGTGAACTACCTCACGAATTCCAGCATGATGGAGGTCGATTTCCTCCCGGAACATTTGATCGTTGTCGGCGGAAGCTACATCGGGTTGGAGTTCGCCCAGATGTACCGCCGCTTCGGTAGCCGCGTGACTGTCGTGGAAGGTCTGGACCGGTTGATTCAGCGCGACGACGAGGACGTCTCTGCCGAAGTGAAGACAATTCTGGAGAATGAGGGCGTCGAGGTGCGTCTCAACGCGGAATGCATCGCCTTGACGAGACGGGGAGACCGGGTGGTGCTGACGGTCAACTGCGAGCCGGCCCCCGAAGAGGTTGT
Proteins encoded:
- a CDS encoding FAD-containing oxidoreductase gives rise to the protein MSEKFDAIIIGTGQSGPSLAARMTREGMKTAIIERKLFGGTCVNVGCIPTKTLVASARAAYMARRGADFGVAIDGSVTIDMKKVKARKDAVVRQSNQGVTNWLKTMENLSVYEGHGRLEGASLVRVNGELLEAGKIVLNVGARARIPDIPGLDDVNYLTNSSMMEVDFLPEHLIVVGGSYIGLEFAQMYRRFGSRVTVVEGLDRLIQRDDEDVSAEVKTILENEGVEVRLNAECIALTRRGDRVVLTVNCEPAPEEVVGSHVLLAVGRRPNTDDLGLDKAGLETDARGFITVDDQLRTNVPGIWAIGDVNGRGAFTHTSYNDFEILAANMFDGDPRRVSDRITTYGLFIDPPLGRAGMTELEVRTSGRKALIGKMMMTRIGRARERSETQGFMKILVDAETKKVLGAAVLGIGGDEVIHSILDVMYADAPYTVIQRRCSGI